In Pseudothermotoga hypogea DSM 11164 = NBRC 106472, the following are encoded in one genomic region:
- a CDS encoding ABC transporter ATP-binding protein, whose translation MAKVRIENVKKYFGSVKALDGIDLTIEEGSFVVLLGPSGCGKTTLMRCISGLEKLTEGKIYFDDKDVSNVPPKDRNVAMVFQSYAVWPHMKVRDNIAYPLKLKKVPKNEIEERVKWVSELLHISELLDRFPAQLSGGQRQRVAVARAIVHQPKVLLMDEPLSNLDALLRVKMRSELKKLHERVKVTTIYVTHDQTEAMTMGDKIAVMNAGKIVQFGTPEEIYKKPKTIFVAGFVGSPQMNFLSMKVVSSGTQFHAENFGLRIPLKSDPKSEHVIVGIRPEHIHLQQTERCVPITGTVYFAEKLMSETVIHLSIDAEKNLVIKVPYDLSVKEGEKMQVYLDLDQIHFFHPDTQERIEL comes from the coding sequence ATGGCCAAAGTGAGGATCGAAAATGTGAAAAAGTACTTCGGTAGCGTGAAAGCGTTGGACGGGATAGATCTGACGATCGAGGAAGGTTCTTTCGTGGTATTGCTCGGTCCTTCGGGTTGTGGAAAGACGACTTTGATGAGATGCATCTCGGGACTTGAAAAACTCACCGAGGGAAAGATCTATTTCGATGACAAAGATGTTTCCAACGTTCCCCCAAAGGACAGAAACGTGGCGATGGTGTTTCAGAGTTATGCGGTTTGGCCTCACATGAAGGTGAGAGACAACATCGCATACCCCCTGAAACTCAAGAAGGTGCCGAAGAACGAGATAGAGGAAAGGGTCAAATGGGTCTCGGAACTTCTGCACATAAGCGAGCTTCTGGACAGGTTCCCCGCGCAACTTTCCGGAGGTCAGCGACAGAGGGTTGCCGTGGCGAGGGCGATCGTGCACCAGCCAAAGGTGCTGCTCATGGATGAACCACTGTCGAATCTGGATGCACTGTTGAGAGTGAAGATGCGAAGCGAGCTGAAAAAGCTGCACGAGAGAGTCAAGGTCACCACGATATACGTTACCCACGACCAGACGGAAGCCATGACCATGGGCGACAAGATAGCGGTCATGAACGCTGGCAAGATCGTTCAGTTCGGCACTCCCGAAGAGATATACAAAAAACCAAAGACGATCTTCGTTGCGGGTTTTGTTGGATCGCCCCAGATGAACTTTTTGAGCATGAAGGTCGTGTCCTCTGGGACGCAATTCCATGCGGAGAACTTCGGTCTGAGAATTCCTTTGAAGAGCGATCCAAAGTCAGAACACGTCATAGTTGGTATCAGACCGGAACACATACACCTGCAGCAGACTGAACGTTGCGTTCCGATCACTGGAACGGTCTACTTCGCCGAAAAGCTCATGTCGGAAACGGTGATACATCTTTCCATAGACGCCGAAAAGAACTTGGTCATTAAGGTACCGTACGATCTGTCCGTGAAAGAAGGCGAGAAGATGCAGGTGTATTTGGATTTAGATCAAATTCACTTCTTCCATCCAGACACTCAGGAGCGGATCGAGCTTTGA